The Saccharopolyspora gloriosae genome window below encodes:
- a CDS encoding cytochrome P450 family protein — MDPSTCPYPLDPTGSDLHAEAARLSRRGPATRVVLPGEVEAWLVTDPVVLRSLFADPRVSKDPHRHWPAYRELPPDWPLHTWVSMRNMFNSHGAEHRRLRALIAPAFTARRIRELQPHVERITTELLDDVAAAAPGVAVDLRERFANPLPVAVISSLLGITDRSALDEMRRLVESFFSTTTTPEQMVSGMETLYRLFGDHVAARRRTPGDDLTSDLLAMRDEDGTRLSDGELTDTLMLMFSAGHETTVNLLGHAIAQLLTEPRHLAAVRAGDLSWDAVVEETLRWQPPLANLPLRFAVEEIALPGGDAIRAGEAIVAGLLAANRHAAHYPDGELFDPARSDSAHLSFGHGVHFCVGSQLARLEARIGLSALFDRFPDLTPAFTELEQRPSFISNGHVDLPAIPNPTTT, encoded by the coding sequence ATGGACCCTTCCACCTGCCCCTACCCGCTCGACCCCACCGGGAGCGACCTGCACGCCGAGGCGGCCCGCCTCAGCCGGCGAGGTCCGGCGACGCGCGTGGTGCTACCCGGCGAGGTGGAGGCGTGGCTGGTCACCGACCCGGTCGTGCTGCGGTCCCTGTTCGCCGACCCCCGCGTGTCCAAGGATCCGCACCGGCACTGGCCCGCGTACCGCGAGCTGCCGCCGGACTGGCCGCTGCACACCTGGGTCTCGATGCGGAACATGTTCAACTCGCACGGCGCCGAGCACCGCAGGCTCCGAGCTCTCATCGCACCCGCGTTCACCGCCCGCCGCATCCGCGAGCTGCAGCCGCACGTCGAACGGATCACCACCGAACTGCTCGACGACGTGGCCGCCGCCGCGCCGGGTGTGGCCGTGGACCTGCGCGAGCGCTTCGCGAACCCGTTGCCGGTCGCGGTGATCAGCTCACTGCTCGGCATCACCGACCGCTCGGCCCTCGACGAGATGCGCCGCCTGGTGGAGTCCTTCTTCAGCACGACGACCACCCCGGAGCAGATGGTGTCCGGGATGGAGACCCTGTACCGGTTGTTCGGCGACCACGTCGCCGCCCGCCGCCGGACCCCGGGCGACGACCTGACCAGCGACCTGCTGGCGATGCGGGACGAGGATGGGACTCGCCTGTCGGACGGCGAGCTGACCGACACCTTGATGCTGATGTTCTCGGCGGGCCACGAGACGACGGTGAACCTGCTCGGGCACGCCATCGCGCAGCTGCTCACCGAGCCCCGGCACCTGGCCGCGGTCCGAGCGGGCGACCTGAGCTGGGACGCGGTCGTCGAGGAGACGTTGCGCTGGCAGCCGCCGCTCGCGAACCTGCCGCTGCGCTTCGCCGTCGAGGAGATCGCACTGCCCGGCGGCGACGCGATCCGGGCGGGCGAGGCGATCGTGGCCGGGCTGCTGGCGGCGAACCGGCACGCCGCGCACTACCCCGACGGGGAGCTGTTCGATCCGGCCCGTTCCGATTCGGCGCACCTCAGCTTCGGCCACGGGGTGCACTTCTGCGTCGGCTCCCAGCTGGCCCGGCTGGAAGCCCGCATCGGGTTGTCCGCGCTGTTCGACCGCTTCCCGGACCTGACCCCGGCGTTCACCGAACTGGAGCAACGCCCGTCGTTCATCTCCAACGGCCACGTCGACCTGCCCGCGATCCCGAACCCGACGACGACCTGA
- a CDS encoding aminoacyl-tRNA hydrolase, with protein sequence MPTELTADTSDEDPEQVVLMPMVLRIERAEPPRRTALLEAAASAALAVCLDERAKPGGEWHEPVHHWISGRIRKVSRRARGAHWAAVQELPGRTVEVDGAEVRAFLPSRVADMPKELTRLQISGSELDADEPGPPAVGEPVLWLNPDVAMSAGKSAAQVGHATMFLAALLHGEHRDDEVARWSAAGLPCSVRVADGATWRRLLPGEDAETAWRRHGVAAVRDAGFTEIDPGTVTVLAQWPRPSATA encoded by the coding sequence ATGCCGACGGAGCTGACCGCGGACACCTCCGACGAGGATCCGGAGCAGGTCGTGCTGATGCCGATGGTGCTGCGAATCGAGCGCGCCGAGCCGCCGCGCCGCACCGCGCTGCTGGAGGCCGCGGCGTCGGCGGCGCTCGCGGTGTGCCTGGACGAGCGGGCCAAGCCCGGCGGTGAGTGGCACGAGCCGGTGCACCACTGGATCTCGGGCCGCATCCGCAAGGTGTCGCGGCGGGCGCGGGGCGCGCACTGGGCGGCGGTGCAGGAGTTGCCGGGGCGCACGGTGGAGGTGGACGGAGCCGAGGTGCGGGCGTTCCTGCCGTCGCGGGTCGCGGACATGCCGAAGGAGCTGACGCGGCTGCAGATCTCCGGCAGCGAGCTCGACGCGGACGAGCCCGGCCCGCCCGCGGTGGGGGAGCCGGTGCTGTGGTTGAACCCGGACGTGGCGATGAGCGCGGGGAAGTCCGCTGCCCAGGTCGGTCACGCCACGATGTTCCTGGCTGCGTTGCTGCACGGCGAGCACCGCGATGACGAGGTGGCGCGGTGGTCGGCGGCGGGGCTGCCGTGCTCGGTCCGGGTGGCCGACGGGGCGACTTGGCGGCGGTTGCTGCCGGGCGAGGACGCGGAGACCGCGTGGCGCCGCCACGGTGTCGCGGCGGTCCGTGACGCGGGTTTCACCGAGATCGATCCCGGCACGGTCACCGTCCTCGCCCAGTGGCCGCGGCCGTCCGCAACGGCCTGA
- a CDS encoding TetR/AcrR family transcriptional regulator: protein MTEVDPLFPERGPRLPPGPRTEGAWDHHRRKLRIGAVRAVAANGYDGAKVADIVREAQVSRRTFYEHFADKQECFLDAYEAATSKLVDAISEAVRDQPYGQHRMLTGMDVYLRVVLDDPELARVLLVEIVRVGQEGMRRRRDAYRQWAEMLARNSADAEFTAAQWQSLLASVNERVLVAIEDEALGDLPELRRQILDLLDAVLNARRASSPHPTA from the coding sequence ATGACCGAGGTCGACCCGCTGTTTCCCGAGCGCGGCCCGCGGCTACCGCCCGGCCCCCGCACCGAAGGGGCGTGGGACCACCACCGCAGGAAGCTGCGCATCGGCGCGGTCCGCGCCGTCGCCGCGAACGGCTACGACGGCGCGAAGGTCGCCGACATCGTCCGCGAAGCGCAGGTCTCGCGGCGCACGTTCTACGAGCACTTCGCGGACAAGCAGGAGTGCTTCCTCGACGCCTACGAGGCCGCCACGTCGAAACTGGTCGACGCGATCAGCGAAGCCGTCCGCGACCAGCCCTACGGGCAGCACCGGATGCTCACCGGCATGGACGTCTACCTGCGCGTCGTCCTCGACGACCCGGAGCTGGCCCGGGTGCTGCTCGTCGAGATCGTCCGCGTCGGGCAGGAAGGGATGCGGCGCCGCCGGGACGCGTACCGGCAGTGGGCCGAAATGCTCGCCCGCAACTCCGCGGACGCCGAGTTCACCGCCGCGCAATGGCAGTCGCTGCTGGCCTCGGTCAACGAACGAGTGCTGGTCGCCATCGAGGACGAAGCGCTGGGCGACCTGCCCGAACTCCGCAGGCAGATCCTCGACCTCCTCGACGCCGTCCTGAACGCGCGCCGCGCGAGCAGCCCGCACCCCACGGCCTGA
- a CDS encoding nitroreductase family deazaflavin-dependent oxidoreductase yields MRRPRQLDSPLVPKVMRVMSQAHVRAYRATGGRVGGRWRIGSAWRRGVPTCLLTTTGRKSGQDRTTPLLYLRDGQRVVLVASQGGLPKHPAWYHNITANPEVTVQIGKDVQRLRARVAEGPERAELWAKLLELYADFDSYQSWTDRTIPVVVCEPAR; encoded by the coding sequence ATGCGCAGACCGCGGCAGCTCGATTCCCCGCTGGTGCCCAAGGTGATGCGGGTGATGTCGCAGGCGCACGTGCGCGCGTACCGCGCCACCGGCGGGCGCGTCGGCGGCCGGTGGCGCATCGGCAGCGCCTGGCGGCGCGGGGTGCCGACCTGCCTGCTGACCACGACCGGGCGCAAGAGCGGGCAGGACCGCACCACGCCGCTGCTGTACCTGCGCGACGGGCAGCGGGTGGTGCTCGTCGCCTCCCAGGGCGGCCTGCCCAAGCATCCCGCCTGGTACCACAACATCACCGCGAACCCCGAGGTCACGGTGCAAATCGGCAAGGACGTGCAGCGGCTGCGGGCACGGGTCGCCGAAGGACCGGAACGGGCCGAGCTGTGGGCGAAGCTCTTGGAGCTCTACGCCGATTTCGACTCGTACCAGTCCTGGACCGACCGCACGATCCCGGTCGTCGTCTGCGAACCCGCTCGCTGA
- a CDS encoding LLM class F420-dependent oxidoreductase, which produces MRHGIVLFTSDRGITPGPAAQAAEQAGFDTFYVPEHTHIPIKRTAAHPGTGGADLPDDRYLRTLDPWVSLSAAAALTSRIRLATAVALPVESDPITLAKTIASLDWLSGGRVVLGAGFGWNTDELADHHVPAHRRRAALREHLEAMRALWTEEEASYSGEFVHFGPSWAFPKPARIPVLIGAGAGPKTFAWIAAHADGWITTPADTDVAANAERLRAAWTGAGRTGAPEIHVLATRKPTPDLLAEWAGCGVTEAIWGLPDKSADEVRAFLPRHAERLGIGPPAPGE; this is translated from the coding sequence TTGCGACACGGCATCGTGCTGTTCACCAGTGATCGCGGGATCACGCCGGGACCGGCCGCGCAGGCGGCCGAGCAGGCCGGTTTCGACACGTTCTACGTCCCCGAGCACACCCACATCCCGATCAAGCGGACGGCCGCGCACCCCGGTACCGGTGGCGCCGACCTGCCCGACGACCGCTACCTGCGCACCTTGGACCCCTGGGTGAGCCTGAGCGCCGCGGCCGCGCTGACCTCGCGGATCCGGCTGGCCACGGCGGTGGCGCTGCCGGTCGAGTCCGATCCGATCACGCTCGCCAAGACGATCGCCTCGCTGGACTGGCTCTCCGGCGGGCGGGTCGTGCTCGGGGCGGGGTTCGGCTGGAACACCGATGAGCTAGCCGACCACCACGTGCCCGCGCACCGGCGGCGGGCCGCGCTGCGCGAGCACCTCGAGGCGATGCGCGCGCTGTGGACCGAGGAAGAGGCCTCCTACTCCGGCGAATTCGTCCACTTCGGACCGTCGTGGGCGTTCCCGAAGCCCGCGCGCATCCCCGTCCTGATCGGCGCGGGCGCGGGACCGAAGACGTTCGCCTGGATCGCCGCGCACGCCGACGGCTGGATCACGACGCCCGCCGACACCGACGTGGCCGCGAACGCGGAGCGGTTGCGCGCGGCGTGGACGGGGGCGGGGCGGACCGGTGCACCGGAGATCCACGTGCTGGCGACCCGCAAACCGACGCCGGACCTGCTCGCGGAATGGGCGGGCTGCGGCGTCACCGAAGCGATCTGGGGACTGCCGGACAAGTCCGCAGACGAGGTGCGGGCGTTCCTCCCCCGGCACGCCGAGCGGCTCGGCATCGGCCCTCCGGCACCGGGGGAGTGA
- a CDS encoding CbiQ family ECF transporter T component, with protein sequence MSPLGLYEPGSSPVHRTPAGVKFVLLLGFAVLIFLLGSALPLAVVAAVVVAGYALARIPPRRCWQASRLLLPLLAVIFLLQWWMLGPDQAAVVALRLVAALGAANLFTLTTRVDDLVTAVERGLGPLRRVGVRPERVGLLVGLTLQAVTALSSIATETREAQRARNAERSLSAFAVPFLVRTLRHSDELGEALAARGVGDD encoded by the coding sequence GTGAGCCCCCTCGGCCTGTACGAACCCGGGTCCAGCCCGGTGCACCGGACGCCTGCCGGGGTGAAGTTCGTGCTGCTGCTCGGCTTCGCGGTGCTGATCTTCCTGCTCGGTTCGGCGCTGCCGCTGGCCGTGGTGGCGGCGGTCGTGGTCGCGGGCTACGCGCTCGCCCGGATCCCGCCGCGCCGGTGCTGGCAGGCCTCCCGGTTGCTGCTGCCGCTGCTCGCGGTGATCTTCCTGCTGCAGTGGTGGATGCTCGGTCCGGACCAGGCCGCGGTGGTGGCGCTGCGGCTGGTCGCCGCACTCGGCGCCGCCAACCTGTTCACCCTCACCACCCGGGTGGACGACCTGGTCACCGCGGTGGAGCGCGGGCTCGGGCCGCTGCGCCGGGTCGGCGTCCGCCCGGAGCGGGTGGGCCTGCTGGTGGGGCTGACGTTGCAGGCCGTCACGGCCCTGTCGAGCATCGCGACGGAGACCCGCGAGGCGCAGCGCGCCCGCAACGCCGAGCGATCGCTGTCGGCGTTCGCGGTCCCGTTCCTGGTCCGCACCTTGCGCCACTCCGACGAGCTGGGCGAGGCGCTCGCGGCCCGCGGCGTCGGCGACGACTGA
- a CDS encoding energy-coupling factor ABC transporter ATP-binding protein gives MIEFENIAHAYGEHSVLEGVDLRLGEKRVAFVGANGSGKSTLARMINGLVAPTSGRVLVDGLDPARDGRAVRKRVGFVFTNPDSQIVMPTAGEDVAFSLRRHGIPKVERERRAAEVLARHGLAGYAEHPAHQLSGGQKQLLALCSMLVLEPDVLVCDEPTTLLDLRNKRHFMELLRELPQQVVLVTHDLHLLDGFDRVVVLDQGRIVADDVPEAALSHYRELIG, from the coding sequence TTGATCGAGTTCGAGAACATCGCGCACGCCTACGGCGAGCACTCGGTGCTGGAGGGCGTCGATCTGCGGCTGGGCGAGAAGCGGGTGGCGTTCGTCGGAGCGAACGGCTCCGGCAAGTCCACGCTGGCCCGCATGATCAACGGCCTGGTGGCGCCGACGAGCGGCCGGGTGCTGGTCGACGGGCTCGACCCGGCGCGCGACGGGCGCGCGGTGCGCAAGCGCGTCGGTTTCGTGTTCACCAATCCGGACAGCCAGATCGTGATGCCGACCGCCGGTGAGGACGTGGCGTTCTCATTGCGCAGGCACGGCATCCCGAAAGTCGAGCGGGAACGCCGGGCCGCCGAGGTGCTGGCCCGGCACGGCCTCGCGGGCTACGCCGAGCACCCCGCGCACCAGCTCTCCGGCGGGCAGAAGCAGCTGCTGGCGCTGTGCTCGATGCTGGTGCTGGAACCGGACGTGCTGGTCTGCGACGAGCCGACGACGCTGCTGGACCTGCGCAACAAGCGCCACTTCATGGAGCTGCTGCGGGAGCTGCCGCAGCAGGTGGTGCTGGTGACCCACGACCTGCACCTGCTGGACGGTTTCGACCGGGTCGTGGTGCTCGACCAGGGGCGGATCGTCGCCGACGACGTCCCGGAGGCCGCGCTGTCGCACTACCGGGAGCTGATCGGGTGA
- a CDS encoding thiolase family protein, translated as MNDRDPVVIAARRSPIGEVGGVLRNLTAERLAAPVLTAALHDAGLESVDDVLLGNVMGPGGNPARVAALRAGFGVGVPGMTVDRQCASGLSSILTAAAMLRGGAGEHYLAGGVESASTAPWRAHRPRSAGEPPRFYSRAPFAPADLGDPDMGPAADVVAAEAGISRERQDEFAARSHARAVAAQDAGRFDAELVDVGGGRDERPRRGFVPQRLARFRPAFTPDGTATAANSCGVSDGAAAVLLTTERERRRLGVPGLRLVAERTSGVDPNRLGLGAVPALRHVLRDRPVPELVEFTEAFAGQVLACADAAGIDERVVSPDGGAIALGHPWGASGAVLVVRLFSRMVRENGPRTGVAALSSGGGLGVATVWERVD; from the coding sequence GTGAACGATCGCGACCCGGTGGTGATCGCCGCTCGGCGCAGCCCCATCGGCGAGGTGGGCGGCGTGCTGCGGAACCTGACCGCGGAACGGCTCGCCGCGCCCGTGCTCACCGCCGCCCTGCACGATGCGGGCTTGGAGTCGGTGGACGACGTGCTGCTCGGCAACGTGATGGGGCCGGGCGGCAATCCGGCGCGGGTGGCGGCGTTGCGCGCCGGGTTCGGGGTCGGCGTCCCCGGCATGACGGTGGACCGGCAGTGCGCCAGCGGCCTCAGCTCGATCCTCACGGCCGCCGCGATGCTGCGCGGCGGCGCCGGTGAGCACTACCTGGCGGGCGGGGTGGAGAGCGCGTCGACCGCGCCGTGGCGGGCGCACCGGCCGCGGTCCGCTGGGGAACCGCCGCGGTTCTACTCGCGCGCCCCGTTCGCGCCCGCCGATCTCGGCGATCCGGACATGGGTCCGGCGGCGGACGTGGTCGCGGCCGAGGCCGGGATCTCCCGCGAGCGGCAGGACGAGTTCGCGGCGCGCAGCCACGCCCGCGCGGTCGCCGCGCAGGACGCGGGCCGGTTCGACGCGGAACTGGTCGACGTGGGCGGTGGGCGCGACGAACGGCCCCGGCGCGGGTTCGTCCCGCAGCGGCTGGCGCGGTTCCGGCCCGCGTTCACCCCCGACGGCACCGCGACCGCCGCGAACTCCTGCGGCGTCAGCGACGGGGCCGCGGCCGTGCTGCTCACCACCGAGCGGGAACGCCGCCGCCTGGGCGTGCCGGGGCTGCGCCTGGTCGCCGAGCGCACGTCGGGCGTGGATCCGAACCGCCTCGGCCTGGGCGCGGTGCCCGCGCTGCGCCACGTGCTGCGGGATCGTCCGGTTCCGGAGCTCGTCGAGTTCACGGAGGCCTTCGCCGGGCAGGTGCTGGCCTGCGCGGACGCGGCAGGCATCGACGAGCGCGTCGTGAGCCCGGACGGCGGCGCCATCGCGCTCGGCCACCCCTGGGGAGCGTCGGGCGCGGTCCTGGTGGTGCGATTGTTCAGCCGCATGGTGCGCGAGAACGGGCCGCGCACCGGGGTGGCGGCCTTGTCCTCCGGCGGAGGGCTGGGCGTGGCGACGGTGTGGGAGCGAGTGGATTGA
- a CDS encoding class I adenylate-forming enzyme family protein, translating to MIPPILGTGPLTAGVSSPGTALTGAELLRRAHGAARRLDGVARIAVDEPNPVHRLCWLLGADLAGAATLVVGPEWSRPESVLADASPGAVVSGAPAEAEPVAARGDERTQFYLPTTSGSSGSPKVLVRTRASWLASFAALDVALRRDDVVLVPGPLSSSLFLFGALHSLHQDREVRLLPKWSATAAAEQCRDATVVHLVPAMLAALLSVWERRPELRAACALRLIVCGGAGVDGVLEQRLRRLLPGCELLEYYGSAEHSLIAARRGAPRLRPLVDVDVRDAAGNSLPAETGGVLWVRSELTFVGHLRRGVLDAAEPGWSSVGDRAVRHEDGTVSVLGRTGSTISTGGSLVVAEEVESALRACGGVRDVVVAGTPHRRLGALVTAVLEVDPLAAPTRAELRAGTRHLEPAKRPRRWLAMSALPRTGSGKPARADIAEALRESALDAEELR from the coding sequence ATGATCCCGCCGATCCTGGGCACCGGCCCGCTCACGGCGGGGGTGTCGTCGCCGGGGACCGCGCTCACCGGCGCGGAGCTGCTGCGCCGCGCGCACGGCGCCGCGCGGCGGCTGGACGGGGTGGCGCGGATCGCGGTGGACGAGCCGAATCCGGTGCACCGCCTGTGCTGGCTGCTGGGCGCGGACTTGGCGGGCGCGGCGACGCTGGTCGTGGGCCCGGAGTGGTCGCGTCCGGAGTCGGTGCTGGCCGACGCGAGTCCCGGTGCGGTCGTGTCGGGCGCTCCTGCGGAGGCGGAGCCCGTCGCGGCGCGCGGTGATGAGCGCACGCAGTTCTACCTGCCCACGACCTCCGGCAGCAGCGGCTCGCCGAAGGTGCTGGTCCGCACCCGCGCGTCGTGGCTGGCGAGCTTCGCGGCGCTGGACGTGGCGCTGCGCCGCGACGACGTGGTGCTGGTGCCCGGACCGCTGAGCTCCTCGTTGTTCCTGTTCGGGGCGCTGCACTCCCTGCACCAGGACCGCGAGGTGCGGCTGCTGCCGAAGTGGTCGGCGACCGCCGCCGCCGAGCAGTGCCGGGACGCCACCGTGGTTCACCTGGTTCCGGCGATGCTCGCCGCGCTGCTGTCGGTGTGGGAGCGCCGCCCGGAGCTGCGCGCGGCATGCGCGCTGCGGTTGATCGTCTGCGGCGGCGCCGGGGTGGACGGCGTGCTGGAGCAGCGGCTGCGGCGGCTGCTGCCGGGCTGCGAGCTGCTGGAGTACTACGGCTCCGCGGAGCATTCGCTGATCGCCGCGCGCCGCGGTGCGCCGCGGTTGCGCCCGCTGGTGGACGTCGACGTCCGGGACGCGGCGGGGAATTCGCTGCCCGCGGAGACCGGCGGCGTGCTGTGGGTCCGCTCGGAGCTGACCTTCGTCGGCCACCTGCGCCGCGGCGTGCTCGACGCGGCGGAACCGGGCTGGTCCAGCGTCGGCGACCGCGCGGTGCGCCACGAGGACGGCACGGTGAGCGTGCTGGGCCGGACCGGTTCCACGATCAGCACCGGCGGCTCCCTCGTCGTCGCCGAAGAGGTCGAGTCGGCGCTGCGCGCCTGCGGCGGCGTGCGGGACGTGGTGGTGGCGGGCACGCCGCACCGGCGGCTCGGCGCGCTGGTCACGGCCGTGCTGGAGGTTGACCCGCTCGCCGCGCCGACGCGCGCCGAGCTGCGCGCCGGGACGCGCCACCTGGAACCCGCGAAGCGGCCGAGGCGCTGGCTCGCGATGTCCGCCCTGCCCCGCACCGGCTCCGGCAAACCGGCGCGCGCCGACATCGCCGAGGCGCTGCGCGAGAGCGCTCTCGACGCGGAGGAGCTGCGGTGA
- a CDS encoding biotin transporter BioY, with product MPGQRTAQPAADLARTVVFAAFIAVLGLFPGLFIAGAAVPVVLQNMGPLLAGSILGARRAGASVLLFLALVAIGLPLLSGGRGGIAPFAGPSGGFVLGWLLSAVVVGLIVQRGLPRPGLPLLLVANFAGIAVDYLVGIPYWAAFTGDLGAAAVQSLVFLPGDTVKLVLVSLVAAAVHRALPVATSRPAGS from the coding sequence GTGCCTGGACAACGCACCGCCCAACCGGCCGCTGACCTGGCCAGGACAGTGGTGTTCGCGGCGTTCATCGCCGTGCTCGGACTGTTCCCCGGTCTGTTCATCGCGGGCGCCGCGGTACCGGTGGTGCTGCAGAACATGGGGCCGCTGCTGGCGGGCAGCATCCTCGGCGCCCGGCGCGCCGGCGCGTCGGTGCTGCTGTTCTTGGCCCTGGTGGCGATCGGCCTGCCGCTGCTGTCGGGCGGGCGCGGCGGCATCGCCCCGTTCGCGGGCCCGAGCGGCGGGTTCGTGCTGGGCTGGCTGCTGTCGGCGGTCGTGGTGGGGTTGATCGTCCAGCGCGGGCTGCCGCGCCCGGGTCTGCCGCTGCTGCTGGTGGCGAACTTCGCGGGCATCGCGGTGGACTACCTGGTGGGCATCCCGTACTGGGCGGCGTTCACGGGTGATCTCGGTGCCGCCGCGGTGCAGTCGCTGGTGTTCCTGCCGGGCGACACGGTGAAGCTGGTGCTGGTGTCGCTGGTGGCGGCGGCTGTGCACCGCGCGCTGCCGGTCGCGACGTCCCGCCCGGCCGGGAGCTGA
- a CDS encoding ATP-dependent DNA helicase, with product MPGSVPQWSDPDVFELDETDELPPEIAADLALKGAPGDKKRRRDEPITAKPPEQIPDLATLLGIAVGSVGGSEREGQSRMAAAVEHSIGSGEHLAVQAGTGTGKSLAYLVPAIRHAVVEATTVVISTATIALQRQLVDRDLPRLSKALADALGRPPTFAILKGRRNYLCLNRIHGGAPEEPEEGALFDPFAASALERQIKRIREWSTETDTGDRDELVPGVTDQAWRQLSVTAKECLGVHRCPIGTDCFAERARGEAGRADVVVTNHALLAIDALDDRPVLPEHDVVMIDEAHDLVDRVTSAATGELSANQAKLAARRCGRAIDQSIADRLDEAAEGIELVLQDARPQRLEEMPQALGGSLTALRDASAACMTALGPERKEDPEGSSARKLALALTEELHDNAVRLLDAFDEPEGQRRDVVWISSEPNRPPTMKVAPLGVGGLLRERLFGQRTTVLTSATLALGGSFDTLARQWGLPPERKAAPAADMASGKEPPSDTGGPKWTGLDVGSPFEHQRSGILYIARHLPQPGRDGLPPEYLDELTELVESAGGRTLGLFSSMRAARQAAEELRERLKTPVLCQGEDNTAQLVAKFAADPETSLFGTLSLWQGVDVPGESLQLVIMDRIPFPRPDDPLASARQKAVSAHGGNGFLTVAGTHAALLLAQGAGRLLRSSNDRGVIAVLDPRLATARYGGFLRASLPPFWTTYDPQVVRGALTRLNATT from the coding sequence CGATCACCGCGAAACCACCGGAGCAGATCCCCGACCTGGCGACGCTGCTCGGGATCGCCGTGGGGTCCGTCGGCGGCTCCGAGCGCGAAGGGCAGTCGCGGATGGCGGCGGCCGTGGAGCACTCCATCGGCTCCGGTGAGCACCTCGCGGTGCAAGCCGGGACCGGCACCGGGAAATCGCTCGCCTACCTGGTGCCCGCCATCCGGCACGCCGTGGTCGAAGCGACCACCGTCGTCATCTCCACGGCGACCATCGCGCTGCAGCGCCAGCTCGTCGACCGCGACCTGCCCCGGCTGTCGAAGGCGCTCGCCGACGCGCTCGGACGGCCGCCGACGTTCGCGATCCTCAAGGGCCGCCGCAACTACCTGTGCCTCAACCGGATCCACGGCGGCGCCCCCGAAGAACCCGAAGAGGGCGCGCTGTTCGACCCGTTCGCCGCTTCCGCGCTGGAACGCCAGATCAAGCGGATCCGCGAGTGGTCCACCGAAACCGACACCGGGGACCGCGACGAGCTCGTGCCCGGTGTCACCGACCAGGCGTGGCGGCAGCTGTCGGTGACCGCGAAGGAATGCCTCGGCGTGCACCGCTGCCCCATCGGCACCGACTGCTTCGCCGAACGCGCCCGCGGCGAAGCGGGCCGGGCCGACGTCGTCGTCACCAACCACGCGCTGCTCGCCATCGACGCCCTCGACGACCGGCCCGTGCTGCCCGAGCACGACGTGGTCATGATCGACGAGGCGCACGACCTAGTCGACCGGGTCACCTCCGCCGCCACCGGGGAGCTGTCCGCGAACCAGGCGAAGCTCGCCGCGCGGCGTTGCGGCCGGGCCATCGACCAGAGCATCGCCGACCGCCTCGACGAGGCCGCCGAAGGCATCGAACTCGTCCTCCAGGACGCCCGCCCGCAACGGCTCGAGGAGATGCCGCAGGCGCTCGGCGGCTCGCTCACCGCGCTGCGCGACGCGTCCGCCGCGTGCATGACCGCGCTCGGGCCGGAGCGCAAGGAAGATCCCGAAGGCAGCAGCGCCCGCAAGCTCGCCCTCGCGCTCACCGAAGAACTCCACGACAACGCCGTGCGGCTGCTCGACGCGTTCGACGAGCCCGAAGGGCAGCGCCGCGACGTGGTGTGGATCAGCAGCGAACCGAACCGGCCGCCGACGATGAAGGTCGCGCCGCTCGGCGTCGGCGGACTGCTGCGCGAGCGGCTGTTCGGGCAGCGCACCACGGTGCTGACCTCGGCGACGCTGGCGCTCGGGGGCTCCTTCGACACCCTCGCCCGGCAATGGGGGCTGCCGCCGGAGCGCAAGGCGGCGCCCGCCGCCGACATGGCCAGCGGCAAGGAACCCCCGTCGGACACCGGCGGGCCGAAGTGGACCGGGCTCGACGTCGGCTCACCGTTCGAGCACCAGCGCAGCGGCATCCTCTACATCGCCCGGCACCTGCCGCAGCCGGGACGGGACGGGCTGCCGCCGGAATACCTCGACGAGCTCACCGAACTCGTCGAATCCGCCGGTGGGCGCACCCTCGGGCTGTTCTCCTCGATGCGCGCCGCGCGGCAGGCCGCGGAGGAACTGCGGGAACGGCTCAAGACCCCCGTGCTGTGCCAAGGCGAGGACAACACGGCGCAGCTCGTCGCCAAGTTCGCGGCCGACCCGGAGACCTCGCTGTTCGGGACGCTGTCGCTGTGGCAGGGCGTGGACGTGCCCGGCGAATCGCTGCAACTCGTGATCATGGATCGGATCCCGTTCCCGCGGCCCGACGATCCGCTGGCCTCGGCGCGGCAGAAGGCCGTGTCGGCGCACGGCGGCAACGGCTTCCTCACCGTCGCGGGCACCCACGCCGCGCTGCTGCTCGCCCAAGGCGCCGGGCGGCTGCTGCGGTCCTCGAACGACCGCGGCGTGATCGCCGTGCTCGACCCGAGGCTGGCCACCGCCCGCTACGGCGGATTCCTGCGCGCGTCGCTGCCGCCGTTCTGGACCACCTACGACCCGCAGGTCGTCCGCGGCGCCCTCACCCGCCTCAACGCCACCACCTGA